From one Pithys albifrons albifrons isolate INPA30051 chromosome 22, PitAlb_v1, whole genome shotgun sequence genomic stretch:
- the KIAA2013 gene encoding uncharacterized protein KIAA2013 homolog: protein MWPQQRLKALPGLLSSSWARRLLLLLALLLAAYWYLGAGRARAAGGGAEPGGPSALCLRAALGARRGPAPHGDALPLSPPGAAAGPALAGNGFVLLDAAAGRLWVRAAGPAAGPALATEFPALVRLRALGGRGEARAALAALRDGAVRAVRGLHAGPGPADCVTVREDVLAHRARPRLFLQRLRVANPTARPAAFEASAAPAPAPRFATSTERAGERQIALASGRIALPGSDRVVLLAVAAQRLPGRVLVAPQSQWEDTVLSVVHTSEPLEPAGLEEGTARLREAARKELLELMQVGVEELLQEHQQAWSDLFTSGIEMRKITDAHTPSSDTVNLTLYYVLSTVPAPLLDPALGAEERARLEGSLGYADHCFSGHPTMHAQPLWPARLGSVAQVLQLADLWKLTLQKRGCRGLLAAGVHGLLQGMVLSFGGLQFTENHLQFQADPDVLHNSYSLRGIRYHKDLISLAVLLDAEGKPFLQVSVKPQEPAARLFACEAGCLNEPVELSAEARGRTFPVMVTQPITPLLYISTDLVHLQDLRHTLHLKAILAHEEHMAKQYPGLPFLFWFSVASLITLFHLFLFKLIYNEYCGPGAKPLFRSKVTVPGSAH from the exons ATGTGGCCGCAGCAGCGGCTGAAGGCGCTGCCGGGGCTGCTGTCGAGCAGTTGGGCgcggcggctgctgctgctgctggcgcTGCTGCTCGCGGCCTACTGGTACctgggcgcggggcgggcgcgggccgcgggcggcggggccgagcCGGGCGGGCCCTCCGCGCTGTGCCTGCGGGCGGCCCTGGGCGCCCGCCGGGGACCGGCCCCGCACGGGGATGCGCTGCCGCTGTCGCCgcccggggccgcggcggggccCGCGCTGGCGGGGAACGGGTTCGTGCTGCTGGACGCGGCCGCGGGGCGGCTCTGGGtgcgggcggcggggcccgcGGCGGGGCCCGCGCTCGCCACCGAGTTCCCCGCGCTGGTCCGGCTGCGGGCGCTGGGCGGGCGCGGGGAGGCGCGCGCGGCGCTGGCGGCGCTGCGGGACGGGGCGGTGCGGGCGGTGCGGGGGCTGCacgccgggcccggccccgccgacTGCGTGACGGTGCGGGAGGATGTGCTGGCGCACCGCGCCCGCCCGCGCCTCTTCCTGCAGCGCCTCCGCGTCGCCAACCCcaccgcccgccccgccgccttCGAGGCCAGCGCggcccccgcgcccgccccgcgcttCGCCACCAGCACCGAGCGCGCCGGGGAGCGCCAGATCGCGCTCGCCTCGGGCCGCATCGCCCTGCCCGGCTCCGACCGCGTCGTGCTCCTCGCCGTGGCCGCCCAGAGGCTCCCGGGCCGCGTGCTCGTGGCGCCGCAGTCGCAGTGGGAGGACACGGTGCTGTCCGTGGTTCACACCTCGGAGCCGCTGGAGCCCGCGGGGCTGGAGGAGGGCACGGCCCGGCTGCGGGAGGCGgccaggaaggagctgctggagctgatgCAGGTGGGGGTGGAAGAGCTTCTGCAGGAGCACCAGCAGGCCTGGTCTGACCTGTTCACTTCAG GGATCGAAATGAGGAAGATCACGGATGCTCACACTCCCTCCAGTGACACCGTTAACCTCACCCTGTACTACGTGCTGTCCACGGTGCCGGCCCCGCTGCTGGACCCCGCGCTGGGCGCCGAGGAGCGGGCGCGGCTCGAGGGCAGCCTCGGCTACGCCGACCACTGTTTCAGCGGCCACCCCACCATGCACGCCCAGCCCCTGTGGCCGGCCCGGCTGGGCAGCGTGgcccaggtgctgcagctggcagacCTGTGGAAGCTGACCCTGCAGAAGCGGGGCTGCAGGGGGCTGCTGGCAGCGGGAGTGCACGGGCTCCTGCAGGGCATGGTGCTCAGCTTCGGGGGGCTGCAGTTCACCGAGAACCACCTGCAGTTCCAGGCTGACCCCGACGTGCTGCACAACAGCTACTCCTTGCGCGGCATCCGTTACCACAAGGACTTgatcagcctggctgtgctgctggatgcTGAGGGGAAGCCCTTCCTGCAGGTGTCCGTGAAGCCCCAGGAGCCCGCGGCGAGGCTCTTTGCCTGCGAGGCCGGCTGCCTGAACGAGCCCGTGGAGCTCAGCGCGGAGGCGCGAGGACGCACCTTCCCCGTCATGGTCACCCAGCCCATCACGCCCCTGCTCTACATCTCCACAGACCTGGTGCACCTGCAGGACCTGAGACACACACTCCACCTCAAAGCCATCCTGGCCCATGAGGAGCACATGGCCAAGCAATACCCAGGCTTACCCTTCCTCTTCTGGTTCAGTGTGGCCTCCTTAATCACTTTGTTTCACTTGTTTCTGTTCAAACTCATCTACAACGAATATTGTGGGCCGGGAGCCAAGCCACTCTTCAGGAGTAAG GTGACtgtccctggctctgctcactGA
- the LOC139681838 gene encoding chymotrypsin-like elastase family member 2A — MFGVLLAVVALAPAALGCGVPAYPPLVSRVVGGENARPYSWPWQASLQYYSNGKWHHTCGGTLIATNWVLTAAHCISSRTYRVLLGKYNLAAEEKGSVALSPEKIIVHENWDPQHVSNGYDIALIKLPEQVPLSAQIQLACLPRAQSTLPSNTACYVTGWGRLQTNGPLPDDLQQGLLLVVDYATCSQPSWWGKTVKPTMVCAGGDGIISSCNGDSGGPLNCQGADGRWEVHGIVSFGSSLGCNYYHKPSVFTRVSAYNGWIEQVMANN; from the exons ATGTTTGGAGTCCTCCTGGCTGTGGTGGCTCTGGCACCTGCAG CCCTTGGCTGTGGGGTTCCTGCCTACCCCCCTCTCGTGTCCAGAGTTGTTGGAGGGGAAAATGCAAGACCCTACAGCTGGCCCTGGCAG GCCTCTCTCCAGTACTACTCCAATGGCAAGTGGCATCACACCTGTGGAGGGACCCTCATTGCCACCAACTGGGTGCTGACAGCTGCCCACTGCATCAG TTCTCGGACATATCGAGTGCTCCTTGGGAAGTACAACCTGGCAGCTGAGGAAAAAGGGTCAGTTGCACTTTCTCCTGAAAAGATCATTGTCCACGAGAACTGGGACCCACAGCACGTTTCAAATGG gtACGACATTGCTCTGATCAAGCTCCCTGAGCAGGTGCCCCTGAGTGCCCAGATCCAGCTGGCCTGCCTGCCCCGTGCCCAGAGCACCCTGCCCTCCAACACTGCCTGCTACGTGACGGGCTGGGGCAGGCTGCAGA CCAATGGACCTCTTCCTGATGACCTGCAGCAAGGCCTTCTGCTGGTGGTGGATTATGCAACCtgttcccagccctcctggtgGGGAAAGACAGTGAAGCCCACCATGGTCTGTGCTGGTGGGGATGGAATCATCTCCAGCTGTAAC GGGGACTCTGGGGGCCCACTGAACTGCCAAGGGGCCGACGGCAGGTGGGAGGTGCACGGCATCGTCAGCTTTggctcttccctgggctgcaACTACTACCACAAGCCCTCTGTGTTCACCAGGGTCTCTGCCTACAACGGCTGGATCGAGCAG GTTATGGCAAACAACTAA